Genomic segment of Prochlorococcus marinus CUG1433:
CCCAATATCAATAGCAAGATCGCCTCTTATTGTTCCCGGCTCTGCTTCAAGAGGCTTTGTTGCACCAATTAATTTTCTAGCACTCAAAATAACTCCATCGCCTTCCCAAACCATCGCAACAACTGGACCACTTGAAATAAAATCAACTAAATCACCAAAAAAAGGTCTTTCTTTATGTACTCCATAGTGATTTTGGGCAAGATCTTTTGATGGGATTAATTGTTTTAAGCCAACCAACTTAAATCCTTTTTTTTCAAATCTGCCAATAATTTCAGCAACATATCCTCTTTGAACTCCGTCTGGCTTGATTGCAATAAACGTTCTCTCTTTGGTCATTTAATTAATAATCACTCTATGTATATTCAACTTTTGGGTGGTAACTTGGCAAGTAATCATTAAAATAAAAGATATTGTTTTGAGTTAATTTCAAAAACATTTATTAATCACTAAGACATAAATTGACCAATTTTGAGCCGAAAAAATTAAAGAATATTTGGACTATTGAAGATAGTATTTCGACTTACAAAATAGACAAATGGGGG
This window contains:
- the ndk gene encoding nucleoside-diphosphate kinase; protein product: MTKERTFIAIKPDGVQRGYVAEIIGRFEKKGFKLVGLKQLIPSKDLAQNHYGVHKERPFFGDLVDFISSGPVVAMVWEGDGVILSARKLIGATKPLEAEPGTIRGDLAIDIGRNIIHGSDGEETAKFEINLWFNEEELCNWETSDSKWRSEN